ACTAAGATAATCCAATAATTAGAGTAAGGATTTTGGTTATCTAAAAAATAATTGATTACAAGAAAGCCAATACTGCACAGCATTACAGCTCCTAACAGTAATATTCTAGGTGGCTGTATAAATTGAATTGCCTTATCAAAATAATCAATATTACCATTCAATAGTAAATGTTTGCAGGCACTTAGAATATCTTTCCTGAAATAATGTAATTGTGCAGAAAGCCATCGACGGCGCTGATTGCCAAACACTTCAGCTTTTTGTATTTTTTCGTCAAAAACTACAGCATCATTGAGATAAACAATTTTGTGACCTTCTTTAAGCATTTTGAGTTCTATTTCCTTATCAAATCCGCCAACAGCAGTAACTGTTGCCATAAGTGTTTTAAAATAATTGTACTTAAAAGCCATTCCGGAACCTATTATTGCAGATGAAAGCCCCAAAACCCTGTGTCCTTTCCGAAAAATGTTATTGTTTATTTCTTCGCTAATGGCATCAAGAACAGCCCAGGAGTTATTCGTATTTTTTGCTGTACGATGACCTTGAACCGCAGTAAAACCATATTCAAAAGCAGCATTTATTTTTTTTAGAAAATCATTATTCATCACATTATCCGCATCAAGAACAACTGCAATATCATAATTATTTCCTAAGGCATCCATCGCTTTGTTTAAAGCCTTAGATTTTGTACTCTTTTCAAAACTTACTTCAATAACTATAATGGGTAAGGTCTTTAATTTTGCTATTGTTTCCTTTTGAAAAGAATCGGCAATAATTACGATATCATAAAGTTCTTGTGGATAATCTTGCAGCAATGCCGCATTTGCAACTTCAATAATTACCTCATCTTCTTTATACCCCGGAATAAGAACCGCTATTTTTTTTATATTTCCGTTATCTGAATATTTTTTCTGTTTATAAAATAAACTTGCTGCGGCAAATATTAAAATATATAAAGTTGCTAAACCCAGAAGGCTTAATAAAACAATTTGTATGATATTAAATACTAGCATAATAAATTTTATAATTAAAACCGTTAGGACTCAAGATTAAATAGCTCATCTTATTTAAACTTTCTCAGTTTATCCCTAAGTTTTAAAGCGTATTTTCTAAGGAAAGGCAGATGCTTGCCACTTTTAAGGTTATACATAAAAGATTCCGATTCAAATATCATTTCGAAATTCTCTGTACATAAAACCGGTTTTTTTGTTAATCTGTTTATCTCTACTGCCTGATGGTATTCACTTTCTATAAACAGCACATAAGGTTTTGACAGGTAAGCTTTAGCCTTATGACCGCCATGATTATTAGCGCGCTGTCTTGCCTCCATATTGGGTAAATCGAGCATAACCAGTTCATTATATTTGATATTGTTAGCCGCTAACCAAGTTTCTGTTTCTTTGCGGTATTTTTCTAAACGAGATGTTACAATTGTTCCAATTTTGCTCCCTGGAATGAACAATGGCGGAGCATTTAAAATAAAATCGGTATATTTTTCTCCGTCATCATTTTGCTCAGGCAAAGGGTCTGCACATAAAACACCATCAATGTCAAAACACGCTTTTTCTAAAGTGGTATGATTGAGAATATTCCATTGAAAATACCTTGGCAAGGGTACAATTTCAAAAAAATAATCCACCATTTTTTCTTTACCTGGAATTACATAAACTGCACAATATTTTATATTGAATTTATCATCAAGATGTTTTAAACTTTCTTTAACCTCGACCATCGCAGCTCCCGAAGCAATACTGTCGTCAACCACAAGGATATTTTTAAATTCTGAGATATCAAAAAACTGGCTTCTGGCACCAGCTTTATAAATATGTCCATTCAAAAATGAATGAATATCGGTATAAGGCTTGTTGAGATATAATGCTAATAAATTTGCAGGAAGCATACCACTCCTAGGAACACCAACTATCAAATCTAAATCACGCGGTATTATACTTAACCTTTTAAGTATAATATTATTCAAATCTTTTACATTTCTGTAATACATAGTGCTAAGTTTAAGGATTACTGGTTGTATTCTGTTTTTCTAAATTGTTTTTGAATGCTTAACTGTTTATTGTTTAAGCAATTCAGCTTGATTTTCTTCAATCTCTTGTTCATAAACATCGGAATTTAAAATAATTGCCATTGTTGCATAGATTAATAAAGCAGTTGGCATTTGCCCTAAGACAGCATTTCCATAAGAAGCTACCATAATTCCCGCCATTCCTGCAATTAGTGAAGCCATTTTAAACTTCAATATTGGATCCCGAATTTTAAACATCACTTTTAATGAGGCTTTTATCATTACATAAAAAAGAATTCCTAAATGCAGTATTAAGCCAACAATCCCTTGTTCGACCCAGATTAAAACATACCAGCTGTCGGTGGCAACATTGGATAGAAAAGCATTTGGCAGGTATTTTTGAGCTTTAGTGCCTCCGTGGCCAATACCTCCGCCAAATGGTCTAGAAGCTAAATAATTTTTGAGTATTTTTTGATTATCAAGCCTTACCTGCAAAGAAGCATCATTTGGATCAAAGGCAGTTCGCATCCTTCGTACCTG
The Flavobacterium flavigenum genome window above contains:
- a CDS encoding glycosyltransferase, whose amino-acid sequence is MLVFNIIQIVLLSLLGLATLYILIFAAASLFYKQKKYSDNGNIKKIAVLIPGYKEDEVIIEVANAALLQDYPQELYDIVIIADSFQKETIAKLKTLPIIVIEVSFEKSTKSKALNKAMDALGNNYDIAVVLDADNVMNNDFLKKINAAFEYGFTAVQGHRTAKNTNNSWAVLDAISEEINNNIFRKGHRVLGLSSAIIGSGMAFKYNYFKTLMATVTAVGGFDKEIELKMLKEGHKIVYLNDAVVFDEKIQKAEVFGNQRRRWLSAQLHYFRKDILSACKHLLLNGNIDYFDKAIQFIQPPRILLLGAVMLCSIGFLVINYFLDNQNPYSNYWIILVTACIMSFVFSVPKYFYTINTLNALASLPKGMFMMLLSLLKIKGANKTFIHTKHTSSSNKQT
- a CDS encoding phosphoribosyltransferase family protein, which translates into the protein MYYRNVKDLNNIILKRLSIIPRDLDLIVGVPRSGMLPANLLALYLNKPYTDIHSFLNGHIYKAGARSQFFDISEFKNILVVDDSIASGAAMVEVKESLKHLDDKFNIKYCAVYVIPGKEKMVDYFFEIVPLPRYFQWNILNHTTLEKACFDIDGVLCADPLPEQNDDGEKYTDFILNAPPLFIPGSKIGTIVTSRLEKYRKETETWLAANNIKYNELVMLDLPNMEARQRANNHGGHKAKAYLSKPYVLFIESEYHQAVEINRLTKKPVLCTENFEMIFESESFMYNLKSGKHLPFLRKYALKLRDKLRKFK